In Sesamum indicum cultivar Zhongzhi No. 13 linkage group LG8, S_indicum_v1.0, whole genome shotgun sequence, the sequence AAAGTTCTCCACTATAAGGGAACTCCATTTCATCGGATAATACCTGGATTCGTGATACAAGGTGGGGACATTGTTTCTGGAGATGGGAGAGGAAATCAATCTATATATGGCGGCACATTCCGTGATGAGAATTTTAAGTTGAAGCATTCACATGCAGGTTCGCAATGATCTCGTAGTGAcattctctccctctctttctctctctctctctctcacacacacacacgcgcgCGCGGGCGTGCGCACCCAGAGAACACCTGCAGAAAGGCGCTCATCAATCTGACTTTTGCAGGTGTTTTGTCAATGGTGAATTCAGGGCCTGATTCCAATGGTTCCCAGTTTTTCATATCTACAGTGAAGGCTTACTGGTATGCTTTCTCTGTTGAGGTAGCATTATAGAACGAGTTCACTACTACTGTTAAACTTGTGAAGTCTGGTGCTGAATTCTTCACATTTCTTTGTCCAGGTTAGATGGAGAGCATGTTGTTTTTGGCAAAGTCATTGATGGAATGGATACTGTTTATGCCATTGAAGGGGGTGCAGGAACCTACAGCGGGAAGCCAAGGAAGAAGGTAATTATTGCCGATTCTGGGGAGATACCCAAGAGCAAGTGGGAAGACGACCCCCGAATTTCAGTAACATAACAATAAACGCAAGTTCTTAAGTTTAACTAATTGATTCAGTTAGAAATTGTTTTGCTGTGCGTTCTTATGTAGCATATTTGTGAAATCGTACAATCATCTATAGTCCAGCACTTGCCTCTTCAGAGAACTGTAATCTGTTTTTCCGCGTTGAGCAACTGATATATGAGTGGCTATTACAGAAAGAATGAAAACCGAAGCATATATTATAGGATAGAACAAAAAGGTCTTTTAGCCATTTTGTGCTGCATTTAATCAGCTCAAGTACAAAAAGGACAAGAGGTTCTACATTCTTTTATGCTATTCCTGTCTTAATTTGTGCATTTGGGCTGATGTACAGGAATGTAAATTTAAGGTAGTTGATCCTTAGCTAGAAAGTAATGAAAATGTTGGCAGGCAAGGCAACAATTAAATACTagtaaatgaagaaaagaaagcaacGAGGATCAAAATCTTTCGCATTAATGGAACGGCCATTTTCACTCATGTCTCAATCAGTACTTTTACATCTTTTATCAATCAATTATTATGAAAACTTGTGCTTTTTATCCTTGAA encodes:
- the LOC105169777 gene encoding peptidyl-prolyl cis-trans isomerase CYP21-1 isoform X1 yields the protein MIDWMMGREISVLIQPKSLLIFVAALVLIFLASSLSQQEAAEHVQEDHEITHRVFLDVDIDKQRIGRITVGLYGEVVPKTVENFRALCTGEMGKAANGKVLHYKGTPFHRIIPGFVIQGGDIVSGDGRGNQSIYGGTFRDENFKLKHSHAGVLSMVNSGPDSNGSQFFISTVKAYWLDGEHVVFGKVIDGMDTVYAIEGGAGTYSGKPRKKVIIADSGEIPKSKWEDDPRISVT